In a single window of the Drosophila albomicans strain 15112-1751.03 unplaced genomic scaffold, ASM965048v2 utg000081l_pilon, whole genome shotgun sequence genome:
- the LOC127566250 gene encoding uncharacterized protein LOC127566250 isoform X1 has translation MADSQKRCGGLVRRFCCSSAVSGSTSCCVENGWPRMQSIISSLHSLVTCVASVNFRSSVTPRTIFWTISQSGGGIAGSHFSHWPDDQRNTLRPCRPRTLTAASTFRSARDGNDFDRPSCHSNIDVLRMPLICAASL, from the exons ATGGCGGATTCGCAGAAGCGTTGTGGCGGCTTGGTACGCAGGTTTTGCTGCTCCTCCGCCGTGTCAGGCAGCACCAGTTGTTGTGTTGAAAATGGCTGGCCACGTATGCAGTCCATAATCTCGTCTCTG CATAGTCTAGTCACGTGCGTGGCCAGCGTTAATTTTCGGTCAAGTGTGACGCCCAG AACCATTTTTTGGACCATTTCACAAAGTGGTGGAGGTATTGCTGGGTCTCATTTCTCGCATTGGCCAGATGATCAGCGGAACACATTACGACCGTGTCGTCCGCGTACGTTGACAGCAGCATCGACCTTTCGTTCGGCTCGGGATGGCAACGATTTTGA CAGACCCTCATGCCACAGCAATATTGACGTTCTTCGAATGCCCTTAATATGTGCTGCGTCACTCTAG
- the LOC127566250 gene encoding uncharacterized protein LOC127566250 isoform X3 has translation MADSQKRCGGLVRRFCCSSAVSGSTSCCVENGWPRMQSIISSLHSLVTCVASVNFRSSVTPRTIFWTISQSGGGIAGSHFSHWPDDQRNTLRPCRPRTLTAASTFRSARDGNDFDNIDVLRMPLICAASL, from the exons ATGGCGGATTCGCAGAAGCGTTGTGGCGGCTTGGTACGCAGGTTTTGCTGCTCCTCCGCCGTGTCAGGCAGCACCAGTTGTTGTGTTGAAAATGGCTGGCCACGTATGCAGTCCATAATCTCGTCTCTG CATAGTCTAGTCACGTGCGTGGCCAGCGTTAATTTTCGGTCAAGTGTGACGCCCAG AACCATTTTTTGGACCATTTCACAAAGTGGTGGAGGTATTGCTGGGTCTCATTTCTCGCATTGGCCAGATGATCAGCGGAACACATTACGACCGTGTCGTCCGCGTACGTTGACAGCAGCATCGACCTTTCGTTCGGCTCGGGATGGCAACGATTTTGA CAATATTGACGTTCTTCGAATGCCCTTAATATGTGCTGCGTCACTCTAG
- the LOC127566250 gene encoding uncharacterized protein LOC127566250 isoform X2, which translates to MADSQKRCGGLVRRFCCSSAVSGSTSCCVENGWPRMQSIISSLHSLVTCVASVNFRSSVTPRTIFWTISQSGGGIAGSHFSHWPDDQRNTLRPCRPRTLTAASTFRSARDGNDFEPSCHSNIDVLRMPLICAASL; encoded by the exons ATGGCGGATTCGCAGAAGCGTTGTGGCGGCTTGGTACGCAGGTTTTGCTGCTCCTCCGCCGTGTCAGGCAGCACCAGTTGTTGTGTTGAAAATGGCTGGCCACGTATGCAGTCCATAATCTCGTCTCTG CATAGTCTAGTCACGTGCGTGGCCAGCGTTAATTTTCGGTCAAGTGTGACGCCCAG AACCATTTTTTGGACCATTTCACAAAGTGGTGGAGGTATTGCTGGGTCTCATTTCTCGCATTGGCCAGATGATCAGCGGAACACATTACGACCGTGTCGTCCGCGTACGTTGACAGCAGCATCGACCTTTCGTTCGGCTCGGGATGGCAACGATTTTGA ACCCTCATGCCACAGCAATATTGACGTTCTTCGAATGCCCTTAATATGTGCTGCGTCACTCTAG
- the LOC127566252 gene encoding uncharacterized protein LOC127566252: MQDLCDTSSQAPVAADGRSPNCLVDFLATVTKTGVDFTGFFDVKSYVGRGCNITKGYVCVFVCFSTKAIHLEATTDLTAEKFLEAFTGSWHGVGALFTCTLTTGKRSSEPPSSILSKDLAEGTRNLILTNTAIKVLHSISTHLVPLTWGVSGKQASRVSRRISTKWFPPLSNEELSTLLAKTAECLNWRPLSPMSEDVSDLVALSLGHFLIGGPLVSMAEPESREDVESIRNRWQRLKALHQHFCVRWKNEYLKELHKRNKWQSPSRDLQIGDMVIIREENIHHKNGALVVC; the protein is encoded by the coding sequence ATGCAAGACCTGTGTGATACATCGTCGCAAGCTCCAGTCGCAGCTGATGGGCGATCTCCCAATTGCTTGGTCGACTTTCTCGCGACCGTTACTAAAACCGGAGTAGACTTCACCGGTTTCTTCGACGTCAAGAGCTACGTCGGACGGGGCTGCAATATTACGAAAggttatgtatgtgtgtttgtgtgcttcaGCACCAAGGCAATACATCTTGAGGCGACCACGGATCTGACAGCGGAGAAGTTCTTGGAAGCTTTTACCGGTTCGTGGCACGGCGTGGGTGCCCTCTTCACATGTACTCTGACAACGGGAAAACGTTCGTCGGAGCCTCCTTCCTCAATTTTGTCCAAAGATCTTGCGGAGGGCACCCGCAATCTGATCCTCACCAACACAGCCATCAAGGTCTTGCATAGCATTTCAACCCACCTGGTGCCCCTCACATGGGGGGTCTCTGGAAAGCAGGCGTCTAGAGTTTCAAGACGAATTTCTACAAAATGGTTTCCTCCGTTAAGTAACGAGGAACTCTCAACCCTCCTGGCGAAGACGGCAGAGTGCCTCAATTGGCGGCCTCTGTCTCCCATGTCAGAGGATGTAAGCGACTTGGTGGCCCTCAGTCTCGGTCATTTCCTGATCGGGGGTCCGCTAGTCTCCATGGCGGAGCCAGAATCCAGGGAGGATGTGGAGTCCATCCGCAATCGCTGGCAACGGCTCAAGGCTCTCCATCAGCATTTCTGTGTGCGATGGAAGAATGAGTATTTGAAGGAGTTGCATAAGCGGAATAAGTGGCAGTCACCCTCACGCGACCTCCAAATCGGTGACATGGTGATCATCAGAGAGGAGAATATCCACCACAAGAATGGCGCCTTGGTCGTGTGCTGA